A genome region from Planktothrix sp. FACHB-1365 includes the following:
- a CDS encoding DUF1003 domain-containing protein encodes MNSTPPLYSNTINVKLVKNSSIIEKNSTTIQNSSSNPEPLNRGQRLADKLANQVGSWKFLICQSTVLAGWVGMNLMPGVPHWDESPFIMLNLVFSFASAYTAPIVLMSQNRQSDTDRRNADIDHQVNLKASQNIELLHQKLDELHFQRLNELTQIVKEQQQVINELKLALVPQPQDKKDFQVSVLPGLQLQANSQYFPEKNRNQCFTVVVNHKKLENPIHSQQNSPETEY; translated from the coding sequence ATGAATTCTACACCCCCACTTTATTCCAATACTATTAATGTCAAACTCGTGAAAAATTCCTCAATTATAGAGAAAAATTCAACAACTATTCAAAATAGTTCTAGCAACCCAGAACCCTTGAATCGCGGACAACGCCTTGCAGATAAATTAGCTAATCAAGTCGGTTCTTGGAAGTTTCTAATTTGTCAAAGCACCGTTTTAGCGGGGTGGGTGGGAATGAATTTAATGCCTGGAGTTCCCCATTGGGATGAATCACCTTTCATCATGCTTAATTTAGTCTTTTCCTTTGCTTCCGCTTATACAGCCCCTATCGTTTTAATGAGCCAAAATCGTCAATCTGATACAGATCGGAGAAATGCTGATATTGATCATCAAGTAAATTTAAAAGCGAGTCAAAATATTGAACTTCTTCATCAAAAATTAGATGAATTGCATTTTCAACGCCTGAATGAACTGACGCAAATTGTTAAAGAACAACAACAAGTTATTAATGAACTGAAACTTGCCTTAGTTCCTCAGCCTCAAGACAAAAAAGATTTTCAAGTCAGCGTTTTACCGGGCTTACAATTACAAGCAAATAGTCAATATTTTCCCGAAAAAAACCGGAATCAATGTTTTACTGTTGTCGTCAATCATAAAAAGCTTGAAAATCCAATTCATTCTCAGCAGAACTCTCCCGAAACTGAATATTAG
- a CDS encoding response regulator transcription factor: MLIHGSITVNKNSCTVTYYAQIISLLPKEYKLLLLFLEYPNHVLTYEMIVDQLWDLDRVPSANGIRSHIKGLRKAFRKVNNTIEIIETVHGMGYRLNPVLLKQEDSETLCSLPPPPILKDFLQTKAIEYCILDQQFFIQYISPSLIEYCDYPESLKIGSYVGDSFPELIGFEEILVKVITKEEPNLEIQGVARSVNPKRPAYVNFYVMANQDVHWPSNHHEPLLFIFIEDASEKMSYKQRITQLENEMSLFGTLNISYLV; the protein is encoded by the coding sequence ATGTTAATTCACGGCTCTATAACAGTTAATAAAAATTCTTGCACTGTCACTTATTATGCTCAAATCATCTCTTTACTCCCAAAAGAATATAAATTGCTGCTTTTGTTTCTGGAGTATCCGAATCATGTGTTAACTTATGAGATGATTGTTGATCAGCTTTGGGATCTTGATCGGGTTCCCAGCGCTAACGGAATTCGTTCCCATATTAAAGGTTTAAGAAAAGCCTTTAGGAAAGTTAATAATACAATAGAAATCATTGAAACGGTTCATGGAATGGGTTATCGGTTAAATCCTGTACTTCTGAAACAAGAAGATTCAGAAACCCTATGCTCGTTACCACCTCCCCCTATCCTGAAAGATTTCCTTCAAACGAAAGCCATTGAATATTGTATTTTAGATCAACAGTTTTTCATTCAATATATTTCGCCGAGTTTAATAGAGTATTGTGATTATCCAGAAAGTTTAAAAATCGGGAGTTATGTCGGGGATAGCTTTCCAGAATTAATCGGATTTGAAGAAATTTTAGTAAAAGTCATCACGAAAGAAGAACCTAACTTAGAGATTCAGGGGGTTGCTCGGTCTGTTAATCCGAAAAGACCGGCTTATGTCAATTTTTATGTAATGGCAAATCAGGATGTACATTGGCCCAGTAATCATCATGAGCCACTGCTCTTTATTTTCATTGAAGATGCTTCTGAAAAAATGTCCTATAAACAAAGAATTACTCAATTAGAAAATGAAATGAGTTTATTCGGTACTCTGAATATTTCATATCTTGTATAG
- a CDS encoding DUF6803 family protein: MSLLELDLIGKHKSEESKLKLHATFVAVFLVVAHIAMIFGMLSPSLLGGHSGMPGM, encoded by the coding sequence ATTAGTCTTTTAGAATTAGACTTAATTGGTAAACATAAAAGTGAAGAATCAAAACTCAAACTTCACGCCACCTTTGTTGCTGTTTTTCTGGTTGTTGCCCATATTGCCATGATTTTTGGAATGCTCAGTCCTTCACTATTAGGCGGACATTCAGGTATGCCGGGGATGTAA
- a CDS encoding DUF6803 family protein translates to MELLATNQPWHLLIFMAVPVILAETI, encoded by the coding sequence ATGGAGCTTCTCGCCACTAACCAGCCTTGGCATTTGTTGATTTTTATGGCTGTTCCTGTGATTTTAGCAGAAACAATTTAG
- a CDS encoding TIGR04168 family protein has product MSVVNTKPIKIAVVGDVHDQWENDDTLALKSLEIDLVLLVGDFGNEAVELVKTIAALEIPKAVVFGNHDAWYTATEWGRKKCPYNRQTEDWVQEQLDIMGEDHVGYGKQDFPDLQLTVVGGRPFSWGGPEWKYSDFYEERFGVNNFATSAQRMIKAVQSARFERILFLGHNGPTGLGEAAEAPCGKDWSPLGGDYGDPDFAEAIAQARILGKTIPLVAFGHMHHTLRHTKTRLRQRLVTSPDGTVYLNAACVSRIRETPQGKQRNFSLVTLDSEQVSEVSLVWVDEDFQVVETELLYSSTALLAQSAFVL; this is encoded by the coding sequence ATAAGCGTTGTGAATACCAAACCCATTAAAATTGCTGTTGTCGGGGATGTTCATGATCAGTGGGAAAACGATGATACCCTGGCTTTGAAGTCTTTGGAGATTGATTTAGTTCTATTGGTTGGGGATTTTGGCAATGAAGCAGTGGAGCTTGTCAAAACCATCGCTGCATTAGAGATTCCCAAAGCAGTTGTCTTTGGCAACCATGACGCCTGGTATACCGCAACGGAATGGGGCCGGAAAAAATGCCCCTATAATCGTCAAACGGAAGATTGGGTGCAAGAACAACTAGATATTATGGGGGAAGATCATGTCGGTTACGGAAAACAAGACTTTCCCGATTTGCAGTTAACCGTTGTCGGCGGTCGTCCCTTTAGTTGGGGTGGCCCGGAATGGAAATATAGTGATTTTTACGAAGAACGATTTGGGGTGAATAATTTTGCAACCTCCGCCCAGCGCATGATTAAAGCGGTACAATCGGCTCGTTTTGAGCGGATTCTGTTTTTAGGTCACAACGGCCCTACAGGGCTAGGAGAGGCAGCAGAAGCCCCCTGTGGCAAAGATTGGAGCCCCCTAGGAGGAGATTATGGTGATCCTGATTTTGCCGAGGCCATCGCCCAAGCTCGAATATTGGGTAAAACCATTCCCTTAGTTGCTTTTGGTCATATGCACCATACCCTCCGTCATACCAAGACCCGTCTCCGTCAACGGTTAGTGACTAGCCCGGACGGAACAGTTTATCTCAATGCCGCTTGCGTGAGTCGGATTCGAGAAACACCCCAAGGAAAACAACGGAATTTTTCCCTTGTGACCTTAGACTCCGAACAAGTCTCGGAGGTATCCTTAGTCTGGGTTGATGAGGATTTTCAGGTGGTTGAGACAGAATTGCTTTATTCTTCTACTGCACTCTTGGCACAATCTGCGTTTGTGCTATAA